From Candida dubliniensis CD36 chromosome 7, complete sequence, the proteins below share one genomic window:
- a CDS encoding nucleolar protein, putative (Similar to S. cerevisiae ENP2), whose amino-acid sequence MVLKSTTAGNVSVYQVSGTNVSRSLPDWIDKKRRRALKQDLEYQNRIELIQDFEFSEASNKIKVTNDGQYCMATGTYKPQIHVYEFANLSLKFDRHTNVENIDFLILSNDWTKSVHLQCDRSIEFQTAGGLHYRTRIPKFGRCLTYNPINCDLIVGSSSDELYRLNLDQGRFLSPLKLDMIDDSVDNGCNAVDINSVHGLISAGLDDGTVEFWDPRSKQRAGKMFVSDQLINSIGTEQSSCGITSLAFRPQDALNFACGTSTGQTLLYDLRASQPYQVKDQGYGYDIKKIIWCQDSLKPEMILTSDKRIVKIWDHTNGKSFASMEPTVDINDICHIPQSGMFFMANEGMPMHTYYIPNLGPAPNWCSFLDNVTEELEEKPSDSIYSNYKFITRDEVVKLNLTHLIGSKVLRSYMHGFFINTELYDKVNLISNPNSIYDQRKREIANKINEERKSRILTSSNGNDLPTKIKVNKELVNKLQTKFAENGTGDSNAGGATDYVESIVNDDRFREMFENPDFQIDEESHEYKQLNPVKSTKDITTTSISNNNGTTNSRGRGLTAAEESDEERLNMKHSHHIGLDSEDEDEESDSDSEDQSEDETKAAETRERVGKELNKIRKSKQQQQQDSKKFQNEMKILSEQSSSTSLTNTDKASVSFGSQVNKLNKISKQNKHNNGISNAKDARLRRHARGEAELTFVPQKSKSKSTKQKFNNNGHSDDENSDSWKSKDGGRTKQRYEGRRMASKNKFRGM is encoded by the coding sequence ATGGtattaaaatcaacaactgCAGGGAACGTATCAGTATATCAAGTTTCTGGTACCAATGTTTCTCGATCATTACCTGATTGGATAGACAAGAAACGTAGACGAGCCCTTAAACAAGATTTAGAATATcaaaatagaatagaattaattcaagattttgaatttagtGAAGcatcaaataaaattaaagtGACTAATGATGGACAATATTGTATGGCTACAGGGACTTATAAACCACAAATTCATGTTTATGAATTTgccaatttatcattaaaatttgatCGTCATACTAAtgttgaaaatattgattttttaattttaagTAATGATTGGACTAAAAGTGTTCATTTACAATGTGATAGAAGTATTGAATTTCAAACTGCTGGTGGATTACATTATCGTACTAGAATACCTAAATTTGGTCGATGTTTGACATATAATCCAATTAATTgtgatttgattgttggTAGTTCAAGTGATGAATTATATCGATTGAATTTAGATCAAGGTCGATTTTTATCTCCTTTGAAATTGGATATGATTGATGATAGTGTTGATAATGGGTGTAATGCTGTTGATATTAATTCTGTACATGGATTAATAAGTGCTGGTTTAGATGATGGTACTGTTGAATTTTGGGATCCAAGATCAAAACAAAGAGCTGGGAAAATGTTTGTTAgtgatcaattaataaatagtATTGGTACTGAACAAAGTTCTTGTGGTATTACATCACTTGCATTCCGACCTCAAGATGCATTAAATTTTGCTTGTGGGACAAGCACTGGACAAACATTATTATATGATTTACGTGCATCACAACCTTATCAAGTCAAAGATCAAGGATATGGTTatgatattaaaaaaatcatttggTGTCAAGATTCATTAAAACCAGAAATGATTTTAACTAGTGATAAAAGAATTGTGAAAATATGGGATCATACTAATGGTAAATCATTTGCTTCTATGGAACCTACAgttgatattaatgatatttgTCATATACCTCAATCAGGGATGTTTTTCATGGCCAATGAAGGAATGCCCATGCATACTTACTATATCCCTAATTTGGGTCCTGCTCCTAATTGGTGTTCCTTTTTGGATAATGTTACGgaagaattggaagaaaaaCCATCTGATTCAATCTATtccaattataaatttattactCGTGATGAAGTggtgaaattgaatttgactCATTTGATTGGATCCAAAGTGTTACGGTCATATATGCATGggtttttcattaatactGAATTATATGATAAAGTCAATTTGATTAGTAatccaaattcaatttatgaTCAACGTAAACGTGAAATTGccaataaaatcaatgaagaaagaaaatcaagaatTCTTACTAGTTCAAATGGTAATGACTTACCAACGAAAATTAAGGTCAATAAAGAATTGGTCAATAAATTACAAACTAAATTTGCTGAAAATGGTACTGGTGACAGTAATGCTGGTGGTGCCACTGATTACGTCGAATCAATTGTTAATGATGATCGTTTTAGAGAAATGTTTGAAAACCCTGATTTCCAAATTGACGAAGAATCTCATgaatataaacaattgaatccAGTTAAATCAACCAAAGATATCACCACTACCAGcatcagcaacaacaacggcACTACTAATTCAAGAGGAAGAGGATTAACGGCAGCTGAAGAATCAGACGAAGAAAGATTAAACATGAAACATTCACACCATATAGGATTAGACtcagaagatgaagatgaggAATCAGACTCTGACTCAGAGGACCAATCTGAAGATGAAACTAAAGCAGCAGAAACCAGAGAAAGAGTTGGTAAagaattgaacaaaataCGTAAAtccaaacaacaacaacagcaagattcaaagaaattccaaaatgaaatgaaaatcTTATCTGAACAATCGTCATCAACATCTTTGACAAATACTGATAAAGCATCAGTATCATTTGGTTCTCaagtaaataaattaaacaaaatttctaaacaaaacaaacacaACAATGGTATTAGTAATGCTAAAGATGCTAGATTACGTCGTCATGCTCGTGGTGAAGCTGAATTAACATTTGTACCACAAAAATCCAAATCGAAATCCACGAAACAgaaattcaacaataacGGTCatagtgatgatgaaaatcTGGATAGTTGGAAGAGTAAAGATGGTGGTAGAACTAAACAAAGATACGAAGGTCGTAGAATGGCATCAAAGAATAAGTTTAGAGGTATGTAA
- a CDS encoding pre-mRNA-splicing factor, putative (Similar to S. cerevisiae ISY1), which translates to MSRNKEKAQSSLNRFYQSQSSSVSINYHYHQRPKNIHSVTQLSQAEGWRRSIIGEISNKLTEINDFEILDDKIREINDQLNELFNEKRRWEYHIRDKLHGNDYIRHTGKTGNDLINTGIRVNNSDKGKYYRYFGRAKELSEVKSLIEENKKNRKTHKHNDNDDMDRGKRRRKVGQSKSSDNLIEMNYYGFYDEEEEKYSDEDTVQLVNPLVSYEEKRCKELNDTEIQQEELEKSQQIQMSFIDIPTNEIVTKWLVNKRREQLLNKFR; encoded by the coding sequence ATGTCAcgaaataaagaaaaagctcAATCGAGTTTAAATAGATTTTATCAATcacaatcatcatcagtatcaatcaattatcattatcatcaacgACCGAAAAACATCCATTCAGTCACCCAATTATCACAAGCTGAAGGTTGGCGACGATCAATAATTGGAGAAAtttctaataaattgacagaaatcaatgattttgaaatactAGATGATAAAATCCGGGAAATAaatgatcaattgaatgaattatttaatgaaaaaagacGATGGGAATACCACATACGAGATAAATTACATGGGAATGATTATATTCGACATACTGGTAAGACAGgtaatgatttgattaatacTGGTATTCGAGTGAATAATCTGGATAAAGGGAAATATTATCGATATTTTGGTCGAGCTAAAGAATTATCAGAAGTGAAATCGTTGATTGAAGAGAATAAGAAGAATCGGAAAACCCATAAacataatgataatgatgacaTGGATCGAGGTAAAAGACGAAGGAAAGTAGGTCAATCTAAGAGTTCTGACAATTTGATAGAGATGAACTATTATGGGTTttatgatgaagaagaggaaaaaTATTCAGATGAAGATACGGTTCAACTAGTCAATCCATTAGTATCCTATGAAGAGAAGAGATGCAAGGAATTGAACGATACTGAAatacaacaagaagagCTTGAAAAACTgcaacaaatacaaatgagttttattgatattcctacaaatgaaattgtGACTAAATGGTTAGTAAACAAACGACGtgaacaattattaaacaaatttcgTTAA